Proteins from a genomic interval of Ramlibacter algicola:
- a CDS encoding MFS transporter — MDATHPTTARNSAATQWLLNIGHAIDHMFLLIFATAVTSIAGEFGMARWEDLMPYGVAAFFFFGIGSLPAGRLGDHWGRRKMMVVFFFGMGAAALLVSATQSPLQMALALAVMGCFASIYHPVGIPMLVQGATRPGWTIGINGLVGNLGIAVAAITTGLLVKYLGWRMAFAVPGALCIAFGCAFALLATREQAAPARKKAGNAALPPGVTLARLLLVMTVAASSGSLLFNFSTNSNYELLADRLRDISQDPARIGALLAAVYAAASLTQLVVGHLIDRVPLKALYLGIVCFQAAVLALSIVSHGWMFYAVQFLFMAAIFGAIPFTDAMIVRFVDDSARSRVSGMRLAVSFSASSIAVWLIGPVVKQAGFAALLGVMTATSILTLLVVSQLPATPAPARREPSGAPQGKAA, encoded by the coding sequence ATGGACGCGACCCACCCGACCACAGCCCGCAATTCGGCGGCCACCCAGTGGCTGCTGAACATCGGCCATGCCATCGACCACATGTTCCTGCTCATCTTCGCGACGGCGGTGACCAGCATCGCCGGCGAATTCGGCATGGCGCGCTGGGAGGACCTGATGCCCTACGGCGTGGCCGCGTTCTTCTTCTTCGGCATCGGTTCGTTGCCCGCCGGCCGGCTGGGCGACCACTGGGGCCGCCGCAAGATGATGGTGGTGTTCTTCTTCGGCATGGGTGCCGCGGCGCTGCTGGTCAGCGCCACGCAGTCGCCGTTGCAGATGGCGCTGGCGCTGGCGGTGATGGGCTGCTTCGCGTCGATCTACCACCCGGTCGGCATCCCGATGCTGGTGCAGGGTGCGACGCGGCCCGGCTGGACGATCGGCATCAACGGGCTGGTGGGCAACCTCGGGATCGCGGTGGCTGCCATCACCACCGGCCTGCTCGTGAAGTACCTGGGCTGGCGCATGGCGTTCGCCGTGCCCGGCGCGTTGTGCATCGCCTTCGGCTGCGCGTTCGCGCTGCTCGCCACGCGCGAGCAGGCGGCCCCGGCCAGAAAGAAGGCCGGCAACGCGGCGCTGCCGCCCGGCGTCACGCTGGCCAGGCTGCTGCTCGTGATGACCGTCGCGGCCAGCAGCGGCAGCCTGCTGTTCAACTTCTCCACCAACAGCAACTACGAACTGCTGGCGGACCGGCTGCGCGACATCTCGCAGGACCCCGCGCGCATCGGTGCGCTGCTGGCCGCGGTCTACGCCGCCGCGTCGCTCACGCAACTGGTCGTGGGACACCTGATCGACCGCGTGCCGCTCAAGGCGCTGTATCTCGGCATCGTCTGCTTCCAGGCGGCCGTGCTCGCCCTGTCGATCGTGTCGCACGGCTGGATGTTCTATGCCGTGCAGTTCCTGTTCATGGCCGCGATCTTCGGTGCCATCCCGTTCACCGACGCGATGATCGTGCGCTTCGTCGACGACAGCGCGCGTTCGCGCGTCTCCGGCATGCGGCTGGCGGTGTCGTTCAGCGCGAGCTCCATCGCGGTCTGGCTGATCGGGCCGGTCGTCAAGCAGGCCGGCTTCGCGGCGCTGCTCGGGGTGATGACGGCCACCTCGATCCTCACGCTGCTGGTGGTGAGCCAGTTGCCTGCGACGCCGGCGCCCGCGCGGCGCGAGCCGTCGGGGGCGCCGCAGGGCAAGGCCGCCTGA
- a CDS encoding sensor histidine kinase: protein MQRFYQLADSAPVLMWQNDATGMVFLNEEYVRFCGCARDALLGMGWTGLLHPDSGDYLRAYEQAWASQSRFDAEVRMRRHDGQYRWLHSVGLPHFQDGAFAGYIGCSFDITDTRSAADRLRRQQEWFTDVANTIPTIIWVSDAAGATTFVSRQWYQATGQSDDQGLGWGWLDATHPDDRHRAQEAFRRAQEDRAGFRFECRLRAADGSYRWVIDAGEPRFTPDGEFRGHAGTIFDITDRKLAEGLREVALRELRAAALRKDEFIAALAHELRNPLSPIATGGEILKRTSGDTQQVLKVGEVIGRQVAHMRRLLDELLDVARITREKMDLQRVRIDLVQLVQQVVADHRLAAAQGGIRFDADLPGQPLLVDADAVRIAQGLSNYMHNAAKFARSHAVVRLRSDGAMAIVEVEDDGPGLPPDLLAKLFQPFEQGRQDLARSMGGLGLGLAITKGIVELHGGRVGASSRAEGAGAQFFFELPLAT from the coding sequence ATGCAGCGCTTCTACCAGCTCGCCGACAGTGCCCCGGTGCTCATGTGGCAGAACGACGCCACCGGCATGGTGTTCCTGAACGAGGAGTACGTGCGCTTCTGCGGGTGCGCACGCGATGCCCTGCTGGGCATGGGCTGGACCGGCCTGCTGCACCCCGACTCCGGCGACTACCTGCGTGCGTACGAACAGGCGTGGGCCAGCCAGTCACGCTTCGACGCCGAAGTGCGCATGCGGCGCCACGACGGCCAGTACCGCTGGCTGCATTCGGTCGGGCTGCCGCACTTCCAGGACGGCGCGTTCGCCGGCTACATCGGCTGCTCGTTCGACATCACCGACACCAGGTCGGCTGCGGACCGGCTGCGGCGCCAGCAGGAGTGGTTCACCGACGTCGCCAACACGATCCCCACGATCATCTGGGTGAGCGATGCGGCGGGGGCGACGACGTTCGTCTCGCGCCAGTGGTACCAGGCGACCGGGCAGTCCGATGACCAGGGGTTGGGCTGGGGCTGGCTGGACGCCACCCACCCCGACGACCGCCACCGGGCGCAGGAAGCGTTCCGCCGCGCGCAGGAGGACCGGGCGGGCTTTCGCTTCGAATGCCGGCTGCGTGCCGCCGACGGCAGCTACCGCTGGGTGATCGACGCGGGCGAGCCGCGCTTCACGCCCGACGGCGAGTTCCGCGGCCACGCCGGGACGATCTTCGACATCACCGACCGCAAGCTCGCCGAAGGGCTGCGCGAAGTGGCGCTGCGCGAGCTGCGCGCGGCGGCGCTGCGCAAGGACGAATTCATCGCGGCGCTCGCGCACGAGTTGCGCAACCCGCTGTCGCCGATCGCGACCGGCGGCGAGATCCTCAAGCGCACGTCCGGCGACACGCAGCAGGTGCTCAAGGTCGGCGAAGTGATCGGGCGCCAGGTCGCGCACATGCGCCGCCTGCTCGACGAACTGCTGGACGTGGCGCGCATCACGCGCGAGAAGATGGACCTGCAGCGCGTCCGCATCGACCTCGTGCAGCTGGTGCAGCAGGTGGTGGCGGACCACCGCCTCGCCGCGGCGCAGGGCGGCATCCGCTTCGACGCCGACCTGCCCGGGCAGCCGCTGCTGGTCGACGCCGACGCGGTGCGCATCGCGCAGGGGCTCTCCAACTACATGCACAACGCCGCGAAGTTCGCGCGCAGCCACGCGGTGGTGCGGCTGCGCAGCGATGGCGCGATGGCGATCGTCGAAGTCGAGGACGACGGTCCGGGCCTCCCACCGGACTTGCTGGCCAAGCTGTTCCAGCCGTTCGAGCAGGGGCGGCAGGACCTCGCGCGCTCGATGGGCGGCCTGGGCCTGGGCCTGGCCATCACCAAGGGCATCGTCGAATTGCACGGTGGCCGCGTGGGCGCGAGCAGTCGAGCCGAAGGCGCCGGCGCGCAGTTCTTCTTCGAGTTGCCGCTCGCGACCTGA
- a CDS encoding MFS transporter gives MPAATPSAGLPTPQRWYAMATILLGIALSVIDSTVVNLALPGMVRDFHASASAGVWVVNAYQLATLVLLLPLAHLGERWTYRRVYLGGAIVFTAASALCAMADSLWLLAAARALQGAGAAGIMAVNAALVRMTYPPEHLGRGIAINSITVATASVAGPVVAAAILSVASWPWLFLVNLPLGIVLVLLGRRVLPCNEVRRGASEVSPLDVVLNGSMFVLLFLGADLLGASVRGSDGDAGAARWGAMLLAACIAVGIVHVRRQRSRTHPLLPIDLLRIPVFRLSMATSVCAFAAQMSATIALPFLFLEAWNLAPSQAGLLMACWPLGVIVAAMQAGRMIGRWHDGLLGALGLAILASGLALMAITAAGSSPQQAWWRLALCGIGFGLFQSPNNHTIITSAPPQRAGAASGMLGTARLTGQSTGAALLALVYAITSAREHGGASMALSLAAGLAAVAAVFSALRIRTTRH, from the coding sequence ATGCCCGCTGCCACCCCATCCGCCGGCCTGCCCACCCCGCAACGCTGGTACGCGATGGCCACCATCCTGCTGGGCATCGCGCTGTCGGTGATCGACTCGACCGTGGTCAACCTCGCGCTGCCGGGGATGGTGCGCGACTTCCACGCGAGCGCCTCCGCCGGCGTCTGGGTCGTCAATGCGTACCAGCTCGCCACGCTCGTGCTGCTGCTGCCGCTGGCGCACCTGGGCGAGCGCTGGACCTACCGCCGCGTGTACCTCGGCGGCGCGATCGTGTTCACGGCCGCCTCGGCGCTCTGCGCGATGGCCGATTCGCTGTGGCTGCTCGCTGCCGCACGCGCCCTGCAAGGCGCCGGCGCGGCCGGCATCATGGCCGTCAACGCCGCGCTGGTGCGGATGACGTACCCGCCCGAGCACCTGGGGCGCGGCATCGCGATCAACTCGATCACCGTGGCGACGGCATCGGTGGCCGGCCCGGTCGTCGCGGCGGCCATCCTGTCGGTTGCGTCGTGGCCCTGGCTGTTCCTCGTCAACCTTCCGCTCGGCATCGTGCTGGTGCTGCTCGGGAGGCGGGTGCTGCCGTGCAATGAGGTGCGCCGGGGAGCTTCGGAGGTGTCGCCGCTGGACGTCGTGCTCAACGGCTCCATGTTCGTGCTGCTGTTCCTCGGCGCCGACCTGCTCGGCGCGTCCGTGCGCGGCTCCGACGGAGACGCCGGCGCGGCGCGGTGGGGCGCGATGTTGCTGGCGGCCTGCATCGCGGTCGGCATCGTGCACGTGCGGCGGCAGCGCAGCCGCACGCATCCGCTGCTGCCGATCGACCTGCTGCGCATCCCGGTCTTCCGCTTGTCGATGGCGACGTCGGTCTGCGCGTTCGCGGCGCAGATGTCGGCCACCATCGCCCTGCCCTTCCTGTTCCTCGAGGCCTGGAACCTCGCACCGTCGCAAGCGGGCCTGCTGATGGCGTGCTGGCCGCTGGGCGTCATCGTCGCCGCGATGCAGGCGGGCCGGATGATCGGCCGCTGGCATGACGGGCTGCTCGGCGCGCTCGGGCTCGCCATCCTCGCGTCCGGCCTGGCACTGATGGCGATCACGGCAGCCGGTTCGTCGCCGCAACAGGCGTGGTGGCGCCTGGCGCTGTGCGGCATCGGCTTCGGGCTGTTCCAGTCGCCCAACAACCACACGATCATCACCAGCGCGCCGCCCCAGCGCGCCGGCGCCGCGAGCGGCATGCTGGGGACCGCGCGCCTCACCGGGCAGTCCACCGGCGCCGCGCTGCTGGCGCTGGTCTACGCGATCACGAGCGCGCGCGAGCACGGCGGCGCGTCGATGGCGCTGTCGCTCGCCGCAGGGCTGGCGGCCGTCGCCGCGGTGTTCAGCGCCCTGCGGATCCGCACGACGCGCCACTGA
- a CDS encoding septal ring lytic transglycosylase RlpA family protein produces MRRSPTPLLAALLAAFLAWPATAAPERQDARDPPAASAKKKAAPKVPKRQVGKASFYAKMFNGRKMANGKPMNPNDDNAASRTLPLGTKALVTNLENGKSTVVTIEDRGPYVGGRIVDLSPASAKDIGLEPKQGLATVEVVPLEVPQPDAGSVKVGDASTPP; encoded by the coding sequence ATGCGACGATCCCCCACGCCCTTGCTGGCCGCGCTGCTCGCGGCCTTCCTCGCCTGGCCCGCGACCGCGGCGCCCGAGCGGCAGGACGCGCGCGACCCGCCCGCGGCGTCCGCGAAGAAGAAGGCGGCGCCAAAGGTGCCGAAGCGCCAAGTCGGCAAGGCGTCCTTCTACGCCAAGATGTTCAACGGCCGCAAGATGGCCAACGGCAAGCCGATGAACCCGAACGACGACAACGCGGCCAGCAGGACGCTGCCGCTGGGCACGAAGGCCCTCGTGACGAACCTCGAGAACGGCAAGAGCACCGTCGTCACGATCGAGGACCGCGGGCCGTATGTCGGCGGCCGCATCGTCGACCTGTCGCCAGCCAGCGCGAAGGACATCGGCCTCGAGCCGAAGCAGGGACTCGCGACCGTGGAGGTCGTGCCGCTGGAAGTGCCGCAGCCGGACGCCGGCAGCGTGAAGGTGGGCGACGCCTCGACGCCGCCCTGA
- the epsA gene encoding XrtB/PEP-CTERM-associated transcriptional regulator EpsA, protein MSTSLALPDVDPVQFLKIAGMGAQLRTHADLWRWLQGEVQQWLPHQIMVVGWGDFRNGELQYDIISSLPGLRTHLCPPARIAPLVGYFRDCWVAAQSQPCQLDISGCGQLLGEAGQGWAPSPGVPGMHTALVHGVGDVRLGGERVFAALTSGVAPQGGAGALKLLVPFIDSALRRMPPAPMRQPGAERCQVEQLVVRLGQLSERERQIMVWVAMGKTNPEIGCILHISEFTVKNHMKSIFSKLDVSNRAQAVAKLTRMATYA, encoded by the coding sequence ATGAGCACGTCGCTGGCGTTGCCGGATGTCGATCCGGTGCAGTTTTTGAAGATCGCTGGCATGGGCGCCCAGTTGCGCACGCATGCGGACCTGTGGCGCTGGCTGCAGGGCGAGGTGCAGCAGTGGCTGCCTCACCAGATCATGGTGGTGGGGTGGGGCGACTTCCGCAATGGCGAGCTGCAGTACGACATCATTTCCAGCCTGCCGGGCCTGCGCACGCACCTGTGCCCGCCGGCCCGCATCGCGCCGCTGGTGGGCTACTTCCGCGATTGCTGGGTCGCCGCGCAGTCGCAGCCCTGCCAGCTCGACATCTCCGGCTGCGGCCAACTGCTCGGCGAGGCCGGGCAGGGCTGGGCGCCGTCCCCCGGCGTGCCGGGCATGCACACCGCGCTCGTCCATGGCGTCGGTGACGTGCGCCTGGGCGGCGAACGTGTCTTCGCCGCGCTGACCTCGGGCGTGGCCCCGCAAGGCGGCGCCGGCGCGCTGAAGCTGCTGGTGCCCTTCATCGATTCCGCGCTGCGCCGCATGCCGCCGGCGCCGATGCGCCAGCCCGGCGCCGAGCGCTGCCAGGTCGAGCAGCTGGTGGTCCGCCTGGGCCAGCTGTCCGAGCGCGAGCGCCAGATCATGGTCTGGGTCGCGATGGGCAAGACCAACCCCGAGATCGGCTGCATCCTGCACATCAGCGAGTTCACGGTGAAGAACCACATGAAGAGCATCTTCAGCAAGCTGGACGTGAGCAATCGCGCCCAGGCCGTGGCCAAGCTGACCCGGATGGCGACGTATGCCTGA
- a CDS encoding undecaprenyl-phosphate glucose phosphotransferase — MPETQAERVLAAAGTTAAASSAAPPPAPALPGPAVFSHSRLLRSCEAFVEPLATVLALWAIVWVIEGSITPSWLVVSVLAFALAYPGRPQLRASPARVVSDTVLAWAWTCGLLLAMGYATGHLDDFSRDVVLHWLWFAPVAQLLAHWGLRQAAPHIVRLQGPPLRAVVVGMNEQGGSLADRLAMAHYTGVELLGFFDDRTPDRIHGRRHRMLGRIHEIADYVKRNRVHLVYLSLPMASQPRIKQLLDALKDTTASVYFVPDMFVTDLIQGRTDSVCGLPVISVCETPFRGPNAVLKRVSDVVLSVAILLLLSPLLVAIAAAVKLSSPGPVIFRQRRYGVWGQEIIVYKFRSMTVTEDGPVVTQARKDDARVTRLGAFLRRTSMDELPQFVNVLQGRMSIVGPRPHAVAHNEFYRPLIKSYMIRHKVKPGITGWAQVNGYRGETDSLEKMEARIRCDLDYLRNWSLRLDLYIIWRTIRLVFKDGAAY; from the coding sequence ATGCCTGAGACGCAAGCCGAGCGCGTGCTCGCGGCCGCCGGGACCACGGCGGCGGCAAGCAGCGCCGCGCCTCCCCCGGCCCCGGCGCTGCCCGGGCCGGCCGTCTTCAGCCACAGCCGGCTGTTGCGCTCGTGCGAGGCGTTCGTCGAGCCGCTCGCGACCGTGCTGGCGCTGTGGGCCATCGTGTGGGTGATCGAAGGCTCCATCACGCCCAGCTGGCTGGTCGTGTCGGTGCTCGCGTTCGCGCTGGCCTATCCCGGCCGCCCGCAACTGCGCGCGTCGCCGGCGCGTGTGGTGTCCGACACCGTGCTCGCCTGGGCCTGGACCTGCGGCCTGCTGCTGGCCATGGGCTATGCCACCGGCCACCTCGACGACTTCTCGCGCGACGTCGTGCTGCACTGGCTGTGGTTCGCGCCGGTCGCGCAACTGCTCGCGCACTGGGGACTGCGGCAGGCCGCGCCGCACATCGTCCGGCTGCAGGGCCCGCCGCTGCGCGCGGTGGTGGTCGGCATGAACGAGCAGGGCGGCTCGCTGGCGGACCGGCTGGCGATGGCGCACTACACGGGCGTCGAGCTCCTGGGCTTCTTCGACGACCGCACGCCCGACCGCATCCACGGCCGCCGGCACCGCATGCTGGGGCGCATCCACGAGATCGCCGACTACGTGAAGCGCAATCGCGTGCACCTGGTGTACCTGTCGCTGCCGATGGCGTCGCAGCCGCGCATCAAGCAGCTGCTCGACGCCCTCAAGGACACGACGGCGTCGGTCTACTTCGTGCCGGACATGTTCGTGACGGACCTGATCCAGGGACGCACGGACTCCGTCTGCGGCCTGCCCGTGATCTCGGTGTGCGAGACGCCGTTCCGCGGGCCCAACGCGGTCCTCAAGCGGGTGAGCGACGTGGTCCTGTCTGTTGCAATCCTGCTACTGCTGTCGCCGCTGCTGGTGGCGATCGCCGCCGCGGTCAAGCTGTCGTCGCCGGGGCCGGTGATCTTCCGCCAGCGCCGCTACGGCGTCTGGGGCCAGGAAATCATCGTCTACAAGTTCCGCTCGATGACGGTGACCGAGGACGGACCGGTGGTGACCCAGGCGCGCAAGGACGACGCGCGCGTCACCCGGCTGGGCGCCTTCCTGCGCCGCACGTCGATGGATGAGCTTCCGCAGTTCGTCAACGTGCTGCAGGGGCGGATGAGCATCGTCGGGCCGCGCCCGCATGCGGTGGCGCACAACGAGTTCTACCGGCCGTTGATCAAGAGCTACATGATCCGCCATAAGGTCAAACCCGGGATCACGGGCTGGGCCCAGGTGAACGGCTATCGCGGGGAAACCGACTCGCTGGAAAAGATGGAAGCGCGTATTCGCTGCGACCTCGACTATCTGCGAAACTGGTCCCTGCGGCTGGACCTCTACATCATCTGGAGGACCATCCGGCTGGTGTTCAAGGACGGAGCGGCTTATTGA
- a CDS encoding outer membrane beta-barrel protein encodes MKKPSFRPLLTATAAAAACLLPAMGAHAQTTLQSPGGQPGESAAQPAGQSMAIPMGQGMSVPMSPAQSISQPFPPTTALPLEGDREGLRFRASAGVERDSNVSRVNTGEISDTITSVGVGLRFNKRYSLQRVVLDVAADHYRFDKLDTNYTTLNYSAAWYWAVGNVLDGVASAERRQFRDVTANGLVSALNRRTESNELVEGRYKIGASYRLLAGIQHTASRSTDPTAWDGNPDVTSGRVGVQYESARGSTVTARYRHGDGDYNNALAPKFKDDEVTLAVHWAVSPITAVDATIGNLRREHEGASARNFDGAIGSLGVTWDATAKTRLVAGYSRDLGSYLLGSGGHVESDRVFVGPVWRITTQTALSARVEHENRKWVDVGGATIDVGRGDKFDVVALGLDWQPWRTVGVSAQYRNEKRSSSVPIFNYRANVVGLAVKLNI; translated from the coding sequence ATGAAGAAACCGTCCTTCCGGCCCCTGCTCACCGCCACCGCCGCGGCCGCGGCCTGCCTGCTGCCCGCGATGGGCGCGCATGCGCAGACCACGCTGCAGTCCCCCGGCGGCCAACCCGGCGAATCAGCGGCGCAACCCGCTGGCCAGTCGATGGCCATCCCCATGGGCCAGGGCATGAGCGTGCCCATGTCGCCCGCGCAGTCGATCTCGCAGCCGTTCCCGCCGACCACCGCGCTGCCGCTGGAAGGCGACCGCGAAGGCCTGCGTTTCCGCGCATCGGCGGGCGTCGAGCGTGACAGCAACGTCAGCCGCGTGAACACCGGCGAGATCTCCGACACCATCACCTCGGTCGGCGTGGGCCTGCGCTTCAACAAGCGCTACAGCCTGCAGCGCGTGGTGCTGGACGTCGCGGCGGACCACTACCGCTTCGACAAGCTGGACACCAACTACACGACGCTGAACTACTCGGCGGCCTGGTACTGGGCGGTGGGCAACGTCCTGGACGGCGTCGCCAGCGCCGAGCGCCGGCAGTTCCGCGACGTCACCGCCAACGGCCTGGTGAGCGCGCTGAACCGCCGCACCGAGAGCAACGAGCTGGTCGAGGGCCGCTACAAGATCGGCGCCAGCTACCGCCTGCTCGCCGGCATCCAGCACACGGCCTCGCGCAGCACCGACCCCACCGCGTGGGACGGGAACCCCGACGTGACCAGCGGCCGCGTGGGCGTGCAGTACGAATCGGCCCGCGGCTCCACCGTCACGGCGCGCTACCGCCACGGCGACGGCGACTACAACAACGCGCTGGCGCCCAAGTTCAAGGACGACGAAGTCACGCTGGCCGTGCACTGGGCGGTGTCGCCCATCACGGCGGTCGACGCGACCATCGGCAACCTGCGCCGCGAACACGAAGGCGCGTCCGCGCGCAACTTCGACGGCGCCATCGGCTCGCTGGGCGTGACGTGGGATGCCACCGCCAAGACGCGCCTGGTCGCCGGCTACTCGCGCGACCTGGGCAGCTACCTGCTCGGCAGCGGCGGCCACGTCGAGAGCGACCGCGTGTTCGTCGGCCCGGTGTGGCGCATCACGACGCAGACCGCCCTGAGCGCGCGCGTCGAGCACGAGAACCGCAAGTGGGTGGACGTCGGCGGCGCGACGATCGACGTCGGCCGCGGCGACAAGTTCGATGTCGTGGCCCTGGGCCTCGACTGGCAGCCGTGGCGCACCGTGGGTGTGTCCGCGCAGTACCGCAACGAGAAGCGCTCGTCGTCGGTGCCGATTTTCAATTACCGCGCCAACGTGGTCGGGCTGGCCGTCAAGCTGAACATCTAG
- the epsE gene encoding polysaccharide export protein EpsE, with product MKFVFRWIGLFLITTWAALAAAQPDPGGGGAGGAQTASADYRLGPGDQIRVQVYQNPDLTVETRVSEQGTINYPLIGNVQLGGTTIGDAEKKIASALKSGNFLRQPQVNIVLLQVRGNQVSVLGQVQKPGRFPLETTNTRVSDLLAAAGGVTPMGDDTLIVTGTRSGQPFRKVIDIPALFLNQRGQDDILVQGGDTLFVNKAPVYYIYGEAQKPGPYRIERGMTVQQAIAQGGGPTPRGSLNRLKVTRTTPDGKKVEADARLSDPVMPNDVIFVRESLF from the coding sequence ATGAAGTTCGTGTTTCGATGGATCGGGTTGTTCCTGATCACCACCTGGGCCGCTCTGGCGGCGGCCCAGCCCGACCCGGGAGGGGGAGGCGCCGGCGGGGCCCAAACCGCCAGCGCCGATTACAGGCTGGGACCCGGTGACCAGATCCGGGTGCAGGTCTACCAGAACCCCGACCTGACCGTCGAGACACGCGTGTCCGAGCAGGGCACGATCAACTACCCGCTGATCGGGAACGTCCAATTGGGCGGCACCACGATCGGCGACGCCGAGAAGAAGATCGCCTCGGCGCTCAAGAGCGGCAACTTCCTGCGCCAGCCGCAGGTGAACATCGTCCTGCTGCAGGTGCGCGGCAACCAGGTGTCCGTCCTGGGCCAGGTGCAGAAGCCGGGGCGGTTCCCGCTGGAGACGACCAACACGCGCGTCAGCGACCTGCTCGCGGCGGCCGGCGGCGTCACGCCCATGGGCGACGACACGCTGATCGTCACCGGCACGCGCAGCGGCCAGCCGTTCCGCAAGGTCATCGACATTCCCGCGCTGTTCCTGAACCAGCGCGGCCAGGACGACATCCTGGTGCAGGGCGGCGACACGCTGTTCGTCAACAAGGCGCCCGTCTACTACATCTACGGCGAGGCGCAGAAGCCCGGACCGTACCGCATCGAGCGCGGCATGACCGTGCAGCAGGCCATCGCGCAAGGCGGCGGCCCGACCCCGCGCGGCAGCCTCAACCGGTTGAAGGTCACCCGCACCACGCCTGACGGCAAGAAGGTGGAAGCCGACGCTCGCCTGAGCGACCCGGTGATGCCCAACGACGTCATCTTCGTCCGCGAAAGCCTGTTCTGA
- the epsF gene encoding chain length determinant protein EpsF, which yields MNLSQFFAILRARRMLVLGIFLGTVALALAWVLLRPAYYTARAPILVDVRNPDPLAQPNYQPIVPASYMATQIDIARSDRVAERVVEMLGMDKDPKATEGWQRATGGRGSVKAWLASDLQAGLDVKPARESNIINISWTGRSPQQAANVANAFAQAYLDTALDIKTDPARKYSAWFDEQLKFARDRLEQAQERLTQYQQRTGVISADGADMETQRLNELSSQLTLVQGQLTDVANKRNAAAGSVAETMASPLINSLKADIARQEARIQEASANLGARHPQMIRMQDELRAMRSRLGAETGSIGSSIETSYQVTKARERELMGAVNAQRARVMQFNKFRDELNVLRRDLDAAQKAYEAVSERASQSKLQALSNQTNIQRLATAIEPLEQKGPTMKLALIVAAVAGFLLALAGALLLELINRRVRSVDDLAMATHLPILATVPAHDGKASLARLAHAPARPALGYRGSYA from the coding sequence ATGAACCTGTCCCAATTCTTCGCGATCCTGCGAGCGCGCCGCATGCTCGTCCTCGGGATCTTCCTCGGCACCGTCGCCCTCGCGCTCGCATGGGTGCTGCTGCGCCCCGCGTACTACACGGCGCGCGCGCCGATCCTGGTCGACGTCCGCAACCCGGACCCGCTCGCCCAGCCCAACTACCAGCCGATCGTGCCGGCCTCGTACATGGCCACGCAGATCGACATCGCCCGCAGCGACCGGGTCGCCGAGCGCGTCGTCGAGATGCTCGGCATGGACAAGGACCCCAAGGCCACCGAAGGCTGGCAGAGGGCCACCGGCGGCCGCGGCAGCGTGAAGGCCTGGCTGGCCAGCGACCTGCAGGCCGGCCTGGACGTCAAGCCCGCGCGCGAGTCCAACATCATCAACATCTCGTGGACCGGCCGCAGCCCGCAGCAGGCGGCCAACGTGGCCAACGCGTTCGCGCAGGCCTACCTGGATACCGCGCTGGACATCAAGACCGATCCGGCCCGCAAGTACTCGGCGTGGTTCGACGAGCAATTGAAGTTCGCGCGTGACCGCCTGGAGCAGGCGCAGGAACGCCTGACGCAGTACCAGCAGCGCACCGGCGTCATCAGCGCCGACGGCGCCGACATGGAGACGCAGCGCCTGAACGAGCTGTCGTCGCAACTGACCCTGGTGCAGGGCCAGCTCACCGACGTCGCCAACAAGCGCAACGCCGCCGCCGGCAGCGTCGCCGAGACCATGGCCAGCCCGCTGATCAACAGCCTGAAGGCCGACATCGCGCGGCAGGAAGCGCGCATCCAGGAAGCCAGCGCCAATCTCGGCGCGCGCCACCCGCAGATGATCCGCATGCAGGACGAACTGCGCGCCATGCGCTCGCGCCTGGGCGCCGAGACCGGCAGCATCGGCAGCTCGATCGAGACGTCCTACCAGGTCACCAAGGCGCGCGAACGCGAGCTGATGGGCGCCGTGAACGCGCAGCGCGCCCGCGTGATGCAGTTCAACAAGTTCCGCGACGAGCTCAACGTGCTGCGCCGCGACCTCGATGCCGCCCAGAAGGCGTACGAAGCCGTCAGCGAGCGCGCGTCGCAGTCCAAGCTGCAGGCGCTGTCCAACCAGACCAACATCCAGCGACTGGCCACCGCCATCGAACCGCTGGAGCAGAAGGGCCCGACGATGAAGCTCGCGCTGATCGTCGCCGCCGTCGCCGGCTTCCTGCTGGCACTGGCCGGTGCGCTGCTGCTCGAGCTGATCAACCGCCGCGTGCGCTCGGTCGACGACCTGGCCATGGCCACCCACCTGCCGATCCTGGCGACCGTGCCCGCGCACGACGGCAAGGCATCGCTGGCGCGGCTGGCGCATGCGCCGGCCCGCCCGGCGCTCGGCTACCGCGGGAGCTACGCATGA